One window of Thermacetogenium phaeum DSM 12270 genomic DNA carries:
- the fliI gene encoding flagellar protein export ATPase FliI, whose product MKKYIRRMEEFEPIKCRGRIEQIVGLTIEGRGPRGNIGELCFIAAPEGRIKAEIVGFRGEHTILMPLGEMGRVGPGCEIVASGDLFKIGVGPGLKGRVLDGLGRPLDGLPPVVAERWIPVTAVARNPLERERIREALPLGIKAIDGLLTCGKGQRLGIFAGSGVGKSVLLGMIARNTEADVNVIALIGERGREVRDFIERDLGSEGLQRSVVVAATSDQPALVRIKGALVATAIAEYFRDEGQDVLLMMDSVTRFAMAQREVGLAVGEPPATRGYTPSVFALLPKLLERAGTSRKGTITGLYSVLVDGDDLNEPIADAVRGTLDGHIVLSRELAAQNHYPAIDVLNSVSRVMIDIVSPQHLSSAAAMRNILATYREARDIIEIGAYKSGTNPKIDEAIRMWDRCLSFLRQGVQERYDYQDVVAQLTELFPERREEGRASL is encoded by the coding sequence CTGAAGAAGTACATCCGGCGGATGGAAGAGTTCGAACCCATCAAATGTCGGGGAAGAATCGAGCAGATTGTCGGCTTGACCATTGAGGGGCGGGGGCCGCGAGGTAATATCGGGGAGCTCTGTTTTATTGCTGCTCCCGAGGGTCGAATTAAGGCCGAGATCGTCGGGTTCCGGGGTGAACACACCATTCTCATGCCCCTTGGTGAAATGGGAAGGGTGGGGCCCGGCTGTGAGATCGTCGCCTCGGGGGATTTGTTTAAAATCGGAGTGGGGCCGGGCCTCAAAGGCCGGGTGCTCGACGGTCTGGGGCGCCCGCTGGACGGCCTTCCCCCCGTTGTTGCCGAGAGGTGGATTCCGGTCACGGCTGTAGCCCGCAATCCCCTGGAAAGGGAGAGGATCCGGGAGGCCCTGCCTTTAGGGATCAAGGCCATCGACGGACTCCTGACCTGCGGCAAGGGTCAGCGGCTGGGTATTTTCGCCGGAAGTGGGGTAGGAAAAAGCGTTCTCCTGGGGATGATTGCCCGCAATACGGAGGCGGATGTCAACGTCATCGCCCTGATTGGGGAGCGGGGGCGTGAGGTTAGGGATTTTATTGAAAGGGATCTGGGAAGTGAAGGGCTGCAGCGCTCGGTCGTTGTTGCGGCAACATCAGATCAGCCCGCCCTGGTGAGGATTAAAGGCGCTCTGGTGGCGACGGCCATCGCGGAGTATTTTCGCGATGAGGGGCAGGACGTGCTGCTGATGATGGACTCGGTAACCAGGTTTGCAATGGCCCAGAGAGAGGTCGGCCTCGCTGTTGGCGAGCCGCCGGCCACCAGAGGTTATACCCCGTCGGTGTTTGCCCTACTGCCGAAGTTGCTGGAAAGGGCGGGGACATCGCGCAAGGGTACCATTACCGGGCTTTATTCGGTTCTGGTTGACGGTGACGACCTCAATGAGCCCATTGCCGACGCTGTTCGGGGAACTCTGGACGGGCATATTGTTTTATCGCGGGAGCTGGCGGCGCAGAACCATTATCCGGCGATCGATGTTTTGAATTCGGTAAGCAGAGTGATGATCGATATCGTCTCCCCTCAGCACCTATCCAGCGCCGCGGCCATGCGGAATATTCTGGCGACGTACAGGGAGGCCAGGGATATAATCGAGATCGGTGCCTATAAAAGCGGCACCAATCCGAAAATTGATGAGGCCATCAGGATGTGGGACCGCTGCCTTTCTTTCCTCAGGCAGGGGGTGCAGGAGAGATATGACTACCAGGATGTGGTGGCGCAGCTGACAGAGCTGTTTCCCGAAAGAAGGGAAGAAGGGAGAGCCTCTCTTTGA
- a CDS encoding flagellar export protein FliJ translates to MKRFRFRLQKYLNLKVQQERLARLKVARARAAYMLEVNRLQEIEEKTGELLAQGREALRGSILPELLVLCSSCLQVQERLACEQQAAVERAKDQLREEQRALLRVRQDRRLLERLRQRRWEAYYAEFLRSEQKTLDEIGSILFTRR, encoded by the coding sequence TTGAAGCGCTTTCGTTTTCGGCTGCAGAAGTATTTAAACCTGAAAGTACAGCAAGAAAGGCTGGCGCGCCTGAAAGTGGCCCGGGCGCGGGCAGCATATATGCTTGAGGTAAACAGGCTTCAGGAAATTGAGGAGAAGACCGGAGAATTGCTGGCTCAGGGCAGGGAAGCACTCCGCGGCTCCATTCTCCCGGAGCTTCTCGTTCTCTGCTCGAGTTGTCTCCAGGTGCAGGAGAGGCTTGCCTGTGAGCAGCAGGCGGCGGTGGAGCGGGCGAAGGATCAGCTCAGAGAGGAGCAGCGCGCCCTCCTTCGGGTGCGGCAGGACCGCAGGCTCCTGGAACGCCTGCGCCAGCGCCGCTGGGAGGCTTATTACGCGGAGTTTCTGCGCTCTGAGCAAAAAACTCTCGATGAAATCGGCAGTATTCTGTTTACCAGAAGGTAG
- a CDS encoding MotE family protein → MERFFPASGKVIAICLLVILLGGIAAASTTGWIDLKGLIAKVLPEQQEKGEQGEEKAKSLAEENERLKERLKQLEQQLQKERELRMSLEERINSAETGSEQEAKTTGYRALGEYYSGMKPTAAAAILERLDLAVVAEILQGMDEEEAGKILAAMEPERAAQLTEVMAEGAALEGEIQ, encoded by the coding sequence ATGGAAAGGTTCTTCCCGGCGTCAGGAAAAGTAATCGCCATCTGTTTGCTGGTTATTCTCCTGGGAGGAATAGCCGCTGCCTCTACGACCGGCTGGATCGATCTCAAGGGCCTCATAGCCAAGGTCCTCCCTGAGCAGCAGGAAAAGGGCGAACAGGGGGAAGAAAAAGCGAAATCACTGGCAGAGGAGAACGAGCGCCTAAAGGAGCGCCTGAAACAACTGGAGCAGCAGCTTCAAAAGGAAAGAGAGCTGAGGATGAGCCTCGAAGAAAGAATTAACAGCGCCGAGACCGGGAGTGAGCAGGAGGCGAAAACAACCGGTTATCGCGCTCTGGGAGAGTATTATTCCGGGATGAAGCCCACAGCTGCTGCGGCCATTCTGGAACGGCTGGATCTGGCAGTGGTTGCGGAGATCCTGCAGGGCATGGATGAGGAGGAGGCGGGCAAGATTTTAGCCGCGATGGAACCGGAAAGGGCGGCCCAATTGACGGAGGTGATGGCGGAAGGCGCCGCTCTTGAAGGTGAAATACAGTAG
- a CDS encoding flagellar hook-length control protein FliK, translating into MDQLFPVCCKLSSPAALRGCGERTPPDDAFGEVLDRLLGQGLLPESPQSKAALGTTSGLNASLEGKEGKGEIEERLTVEDEETVGRQLQAEVSAGGSIFLNGIVTPFREVEPAAALSEGEGLFWEVASPDGKVSGRPTGVQPLTEGIPGSISEDASPKKGSLLFPDDLFKDGANKTRGEMSVQTDGRKTVETVAAIGKTAVGLGQTGPPSGGSTALEVESEQLMRQKGEAADQRGLPKVQEGLSLTELPKETGAVTGRVFPEAPNVLKPDPGEMIRTPGERFGEPGIEEANFGRHIGREIVNQVVEKAHLFLGKDRAALRLQLKPEFLGHLDLTISVEKGLVHAHFRAENAAVAGLIEGRLQELRHSLEQQGISWQQLSVSVESRSGSQGFSYPGFSDGTLNYGSPGYGEWMTPAAGPDEAEEAEAVVRHDRGLVDYLV; encoded by the coding sequence ATGGATCAACTTTTCCCGGTTTGCTGCAAGCTTTCATCTCCTGCGGCACTCCGGGGGTGCGGAGAGAGGACGCCGCCGGATGATGCTTTTGGAGAGGTGCTTGACCGCCTGCTGGGACAGGGGCTCTTACCCGAGTCGCCGCAGAGCAAAGCTGCCCTCGGAACAACTTCCGGACTAAACGCTTCGTTGGAGGGAAAGGAAGGCAAAGGTGAGATTGAGGAACGGCTCACCGTAGAGGATGAGGAGACGGTCGGGCGGCAGCTGCAAGCGGAGGTGTCGGCCGGCGGGAGTATCTTCCTGAACGGCATTGTTACACCCTTCCGGGAGGTCGAACCGGCTGCAGCATTATCGGAAGGAGAAGGGCTTTTCTGGGAAGTTGCTTCTCCGGATGGGAAGGTATCCGGCCGGCCCACCGGCGTTCAGCCCCTTACTGAGGGAATCCCCGGCAGCATCAGCGAGGATGCCTCTCCGAAAAAAGGCAGTCTGTTATTTCCGGATGATCTGTTTAAGGATGGGGCGAACAAGACACGGGGAGAGATGTCGGTGCAAACCGACGGGCGGAAAACCGTTGAAACTGTTGCCGCAATTGGAAAAACTGCTGTCGGGCTGGGGCAGACAGGCCCTCCTTCGGGCGGGAGTACCGCTCTCGAAGTGGAGTCGGAACAGTTGATGCGGCAGAAGGGGGAGGCAGCAGATCAAAGGGGATTGCCGAAAGTGCAGGAAGGCCTTTCCTTAACCGAGCTGCCAAAGGAGACGGGAGCCGTTACCGGGCGGGTTTTTCCCGAGGCGCCGAACGTCCTCAAGCCCGATCCTGGTGAGATGATTAGGACTCCCGGGGAGCGTTTTGGGGAGCCGGGAATCGAAGAAGCGAACTTTGGGAGGCATATCGGCAGGGAGATCGTCAACCAGGTTGTAGAGAAGGCGCACCTGTTTCTGGGGAAGGATCGGGCAGCCCTCAGGCTGCAGCTCAAGCCGGAATTCCTCGGCCACCTGGACCTGACCATCAGTGTGGAAAAGGGGCTGGTTCATGCTCATTTCCGTGCCGAGAATGCCGCGGTAGCCGGCCTGATCGAAGGGCGCCTCCAGGAGCTGCGCCATTCTCTGGAGCAGCAGGGTATTTCCTGGCAGCAGTTGAGCGTCTCTGTAGAGAGCCGGTCGGGGTCCCAGGGTTTTTCGTATCCCGGTTTCAGCGATGGCACTTTGAATTACGGTTCTCCCGGTTACGGGGAGTGGATGACGCCTGCGGCCGGGCCCGACGAGGCCGAAGAGGCGGAGGCGGTCGTCCGGCATGACAGGGGTTTGGTGGATTATCTGGTTTAA
- a CDS encoding flagellar hook capping FlgD N-terminal domain-containing protein, which produces MAGVEAVSGAAQQPATLERRSFKSEDFFQLLLAQLRQQDPLEPVKNTEFIAHLAQLNALEQLKNLNGYFEQLLAMQQTEGYRNELGFSAGLLGRLVEARNPETGDVIKGMVLGFYRKDGVIWLQLEQMAFPLGWVEKVAVAPEGDSR; this is translated from the coding sequence ATGGCCGGAGTTGAAGCGGTTTCCGGGGCAGCGCAACAGCCGGCAACATTGGAAAGGCGTTCTTTCAAAAGTGAGGATTTTTTCCAACTGTTGCTGGCCCAGTTGCGGCAGCAGGACCCCCTGGAGCCGGTTAAGAACACGGAATTCATCGCCCATTTGGCACAGTTGAATGCCCTGGAGCAGCTCAAGAACCTGAACGGCTATTTTGAGCAGCTCCTAGCGATGCAGCAAACTGAAGGTTACAGAAATGAGCTGGGTTTTTCGGCCGGCCTGCTGGGACGCCTGGTGGAGGCGAGAAACCCAGAAACGGGTGATGTCATCAAAGGAATGGTGTTGGGCTTTTATCGAAAGGATGGGGTTATCTGGTTGCAGTTGGAGCAGATGGCATTCCCATTAGGTTGGGTCGAGAAGGTTGCGGTGGCGCCGGAGGGTGATTCCCGGTGA
- a CDS encoding TIGR02530 family flagellar biosynthesis protein, whose product MTERIYFPQPILPPEQGRPQGGRDAVKDLSFADILARQSLKFSRHAQERIARREISLEAAHLERIEAAVEKAAAKGARDSLILVDNLAFIVSIRNRTVVTAMDEKSMKGNVFTNIDSAVII is encoded by the coding sequence GTGACTGAGAGGATCTACTTCCCCCAACCGATCCTGCCACCTGAGCAGGGCCGACCGCAAGGGGGTAGGGATGCGGTTAAAGACCTCTCTTTTGCCGATATTCTGGCCCGGCAGTCGTTGAAGTTTTCCCGGCACGCTCAGGAGCGGATTGCCCGGAGGGAGATCTCCCTGGAGGCAGCGCACCTTGAGAGAATAGAGGCGGCGGTGGAAAAGGCGGCCGCCAAAGGGGCGCGGGATTCCCTCATTCTGGTGGACAACCTTGCCTTCATCGTCAGCATCCGGAACCGTACGGTTGTAACGGCAATGGATGAAAAGAGTATGAAGGGTAATGTTTTTACGAATATCGACAGCGCCGTGATTATTTAA
- a CDS encoding flagellar hook protein FlgE, translating to MMRSLFAAVSGLKTHQQRMDVIGNNIANVNTPGFKKSRVTFQDMLYQTIRGASRPVEGGLGGTNPIQMGPGVSIASIDTIFGITSFQDTGKATDLGIDGEGFFVLSDGSRNYYTRVGNFDFDSEGNLVSLLNGMHVMGWMAQPDGSIKTDVEPVNICINMSETEPAKATENIYFAGNLDSRVPIYEDDNKTPSSKIIVRQTVYDSKGQEYIVAIELKKVGNNEWSWILNANSIVNSTGETIEVGEQSGVLKFDTQGKIQSSTETPHISFTPPGSDTLNIALDFKGLTQYGSNSTATIQRQDGYTAGTLESYTIDQSGTITGVFTNGVTRSLAQIALARFSNPAGLYKNGGSLYSETSNSGKPLLGTGGASGFGSIRPGSLEMSNVDLSSEFTEMIITQRGFQANSRVITASDEMLQELVNLKR from the coding sequence ATGATGCGTTCGCTTTTTGCCGCTGTTTCCGGGTTAAAAACCCACCAGCAGCGGATGGATGTTATCGGCAACAACATCGCCAATGTCAATACGCCGGGCTTCAAAAAGAGCCGGGTGACCTTTCAGGACATGCTCTACCAGACCATCAGGGGGGCCAGCCGCCCTGTGGAAGGAGGGCTTGGCGGCACCAATCCGATCCAGATGGGTCCCGGCGTCTCCATCGCCAGTATCGACACCATTTTCGGGATCACCAGCTTTCAGGATACGGGCAAAGCCACCGACCTGGGAATCGACGGTGAGGGTTTCTTCGTTTTAAGTGACGGCAGTAGGAACTATTACACAAGGGTCGGCAATTTTGACTTCGACAGCGAGGGGAACCTGGTCAGCCTTTTGAACGGAATGCATGTAATGGGGTGGATGGCTCAGCCCGACGGCAGTATAAAGACGGATGTCGAACCTGTTAATATTTGCATCAATATGAGTGAAACAGAACCGGCCAAGGCGACGGAAAACATCTATTTTGCCGGCAATCTGGATTCTAGGGTTCCCATATATGAAGATGATAACAAGACTCCGTCCTCCAAAATTATAGTGCGCCAGACGGTCTATGATTCCAAAGGGCAGGAATATATAGTGGCTATTGAGCTGAAAAAAGTAGGCAATAATGAGTGGAGCTGGATACTCAATGCAAATTCGATAGTCAATTCGACAGGCGAAACTATTGAGGTAGGGGAACAGAGCGGTGTTCTCAAATTTGATACACAAGGAAAGATTCAATCATCGACAGAAACACCACATATTAGTTTCACACCCCCAGGATCAGATACGCTGAATATTGCTCTTGATTTTAAAGGATTGACGCAATACGGTTCAAACTCCACCGCTACCATCCAGAGACAGGATGGCTATACTGCCGGTACCCTGGAGAGCTACACCATAGACCAGAGCGGGACGATAACCGGGGTCTTCACCAACGGGGTGACGCGCAGCCTCGCCCAGATCGCCCTGGCCCGCTTCTCCAACCCTGCCGGATTATACAAGAACGGGGGTTCCCTCTATTCGGAGACCAGCAATTCGGGGAAGCCGCTTCTCGGAACCGGAGGAGCGAGCGGTTTCGGATCGATAAGACCCGGTTCCCTGGAAATGTCCAATGTCGATCTTTCTTCGGAGTTTACCGAAATGATCATCACCCAGCGGGGATTTCAGGCCAATTCCCGGGTGATCACCGCATCTGATGAAATGCTGCAGGAGCTGGTCAATCTTAAGCGTTAA
- a CDS encoding flagellar FlbD family protein, with amino-acid sequence MIPLTGLNGKEFYVNSDLIEVLERTPDTVVTLTTGKKFIVKEDPLEIIERIIRFRRESCRSLPPVKGRCGEDASGDNR; translated from the coding sequence TTGATACCGTTAACAGGGCTGAACGGCAAAGAGTTTTACGTAAACAGCGATCTTATCGAAGTCCTGGAGCGAACACCTGATACCGTGGTGACCCTGACGACAGGGAAGAAGTTCATTGTCAAAGAGGATCCCCTGGAGATCATCGAACGCATTATCAGGTTTCGCAGGGAGAGCTGCCGATCGTTGCCACCGGTGAAGGGGAGGTGTGGAGAGGATGCCTCAGGAGACAACAGGTGA
- a CDS encoding flagellar basal body-associated FliL family protein, with product MPQETTGEGSPRKQTGKGIVIDQRILLLGFVAVAVCAVLTLLTVFFAIRNMSQTENRTSARGNSAVSPIGPLFEAGEFTTNLAPGGEKKLIKVKVVFELSNKDVEKEVKEKLPVLNDKIILFLNSKTDEELRAENRSQLKAEIMEALNDSLQTGKIRSIYFSDLVMQ from the coding sequence ATGCCTCAGGAGACAACAGGTGAAGGAAGCCCTCGGAAGCAGACGGGTAAAGGGATCGTGATCGATCAGAGGATCCTGCTGCTCGGTTTTGTCGCCGTAGCCGTATGCGCCGTGCTTACCCTGTTGACGGTGTTTTTTGCGATAAGGAATATGAGCCAGACGGAAAACCGAACCTCTGCTCGGGGAAATAGCGCCGTTTCCCCGATCGGGCCTCTGTTCGAGGCGGGGGAGTTCACCACCAACCTGGCTCCGGGTGGGGAGAAGAAGCTCATCAAGGTGAAGGTCGTTTTCGAGTTGAGCAACAAGGACGTGGAAAAAGAAGTCAAGGAGAAGCTCCCCGTTTTAAACGACAAGATCATACTTTTTCTCAACAGCAAGACCGATGAGGAGCTGCGAGCGGAGAATCGATCTCAGCTCAAAGCAGAAATCATGGAGGCTTTGAATGATTCCTTGCAGACGGGGAAAATTCGCAGCATCTACTTTTCCGATCTGGTAATGCAATAA
- the fliM gene encoding flagellar motor switch protein FliM, producing the protein MVSLAEILSQDEIDKLLAALTSGEVNPDELKEEEKAKRVRTYDFRRPNKFSKEQINSFEIIYDNFARTVATFLSAQLRISVQVSVISVEQLTYEEFVRSLPDPSVLVVFSMNPLQGNGILEMQPSVVFSIIERLFGGYGGFIVGNRALTEIERTIVGRVSQQMLDIFREVWATNITEINPQVELIESNPQFAQIVSPSEMVILISLATKIGRTEGITHFCLPYIVLEPVLDRLSAHYWFAKDIKGEDPEQRRFLQQQIESTSIPIRVVLGRTSITVQDLLAIQVGDVVPVDRRIDHDIDVYIGNRRKFVARPGRRSNRLAVQITGFVGKEGCSIEL; encoded by the coding sequence GTGGTTTCCTTGGCAGAGATACTGTCTCAGGACGAGATCGATAAACTGCTGGCGGCACTGACATCGGGCGAAGTGAACCCCGATGAGCTGAAAGAGGAGGAAAAGGCGAAAAGGGTCAGGACTTATGATTTTAGGCGCCCTAATAAGTTTTCCAAGGAACAGATCAATTCCTTCGAGATTATTTACGACAATTTCGCCAGAACCGTGGCGACATTTCTCTCGGCACAGTTGAGGATATCGGTGCAGGTGTCTGTCATCTCCGTCGAGCAACTGACCTATGAGGAGTTCGTGCGTTCTCTTCCCGACCCCTCGGTGCTGGTCGTTTTCAGCATGAATCCCCTCCAGGGGAACGGCATTTTGGAAATGCAGCCTTCTGTCGTTTTCAGTATCATAGAACGCCTGTTCGGAGGCTATGGTGGCTTTATTGTCGGCAACCGTGCCCTGACGGAGATCGAACGAACGATCGTCGGGCGGGTATCCCAACAGATGCTGGACATTTTCCGGGAGGTTTGGGCGACGAATATTACCGAAATCAACCCCCAGGTAGAACTGATCGAGTCCAATCCTCAATTTGCCCAGATCGTTTCCCCTTCAGAAATGGTCATCCTGATCTCCCTGGCGACGAAGATCGGACGGACGGAGGGGATTACCCACTTCTGCCTGCCGTATATTGTGCTGGAGCCGGTTCTCGATCGCTTGAGCGCGCATTACTGGTTTGCCAAGGACATCAAAGGAGAGGACCCCGAACAGCGCCGTTTTCTCCAGCAGCAGATTGAATCCACTTCAATTCCCATCCGGGTCGTTCTGGGGAGGACGTCCATTACCGTCCAGGATTTGCTGGCCATCCAGGTGGGGGATGTCGTCCCGGTGGACCGCAGGATCGATCATGATATCGACGTCTACATCGGCAACCGAAGGAAGTTCGTTGCCAGGCCGGGGCGGCGAAGCAACCGGCTCGCGGTTCAGATAACCGGATTTGTGGGAAAGGAGGGGTGTTCCATTGAACTATGA
- the fliY gene encoding flagellar motor switch phosphatase FliY: protein MNYETLSQEEIDALLKGEGGNQKAQLTDLELDTLGEISNIFMGTAATTLSSLVGKKVEITTPRIQVTTSSRLQIEHPLPYVAVKVRYTEGLKGTNVLIIKIHDAGVIVDLMMGGDGSNPPEELEEIHLSAISEAMNQMMGSGATSMSEVFRKRVNISPPTVSVLNFAEERLDFNGGNEADDEELVKVLFRMYIENVVDSEVMQITPVSFAKQISSQLLAEVSGEAGPTPVAESGTKSDSIAGDREKVARPSENGGNGAGEREITVQPVQFAPLEAAQAPQETGNLSLILDVPLEFTVELGRTQRTIKEILELGPGAIVELDKLAGEAVDIFVNGKSIAKGEVVVIDENYGVRITEILSSAERINKLR, encoded by the coding sequence TTGAACTATGAAACTTTATCTCAGGAGGAAATTGACGCCCTTCTCAAGGGGGAAGGCGGCAATCAGAAGGCACAATTAACGGACCTGGAACTGGATACTTTGGGGGAGATATCCAACATTTTTATGGGGACGGCGGCCACGACCCTGTCCAGTTTGGTGGGCAAGAAAGTGGAGATTACCACCCCCAGGATCCAGGTCACAACATCCTCCCGGCTCCAGATCGAGCATCCTCTGCCTTATGTGGCTGTCAAGGTCAGATATACAGAGGGCTTAAAAGGCACCAACGTCCTCATTATCAAAATCCACGATGCGGGAGTAATAGTGGACTTAATGATGGGGGGGGATGGTAGCAATCCTCCGGAGGAACTAGAGGAGATTCATTTAAGTGCCATCAGTGAAGCCATGAATCAGATGATGGGTTCGGGAGCAACATCGATGTCTGAGGTTTTTCGAAAAAGGGTGAACATTTCACCTCCAACTGTCAGCGTCTTGAATTTCGCCGAAGAACGGCTCGATTTTAACGGCGGCAACGAGGCCGATGATGAGGAGTTGGTGAAGGTTCTCTTTCGCATGTACATTGAGAATGTCGTCGACAGTGAAGTGATGCAGATCACCCCTGTAAGTTTTGCCAAGCAAATAAGCAGTCAGCTGCTGGCAGAAGTCTCCGGCGAAGCCGGGCCGACGCCGGTGGCGGAGAGCGGGACAAAATCCGATAGTATTGCCGGCGATAGAGAGAAGGTTGCGCGACCTTCAGAGAATGGGGGGAATGGTGCGGGGGAGAGGGAGATTACCGTACAGCCAGTCCAGTTTGCTCCTCTGGAGGCGGCGCAGGCGCCCCAGGAGACCGGCAATTTGTCGCTGATTCTGGATGTTCCGCTGGAATTTACGGTGGAACTTGGCCGTACTCAGAGGACGATCAAGGAGATTTTGGAGCTGGGACCCGGTGCTATTGTTGAGCTGGACAAGCTCGCAGGGGAAGCGGTGGATATCTTCGTCAACGGCAAGTCGATCGCCAAGGGGGAGGTCGTCGTGATCGACGAAAATTACGGGGTCCGCATCACGGAAATCTTAAGCTCGGCGGAAAGAATCAATAAGCTGCGCTGA
- a CDS encoding response regulator produces MQEGVILGKRILIVDDAAFMRMMLKDILTKNGYVVVGEAENGIAAVNKYKELRPDLVTMDITMPEMDGITALREIRKFDADAKVIMCSAMGQQAMVIDSIQAGAKDFIVKPFQPERVLEAVAKAIR; encoded by the coding sequence ATGCAGGAGGGAGTAATCTTGGGAAAACGCATTCTCATCGTAGATGACGCCGCTTTCATGCGGATGATGCTCAAAGACATTCTGACCAAGAACGGTTACGTGGTGGTCGGAGAGGCCGAAAACGGAATAGCTGCGGTTAATAAATACAAGGAGTTGCGCCCCGATCTGGTCACCATGGACATAACCATGCCGGAGATGGACGGAATCACCGCCTTAAGGGAAATCCGCAAATTCGATGCCGATGCCAAAGTTATTATGTGCAGCGCCATGGGGCAGCAGGCAATGGTGATCGACTCTATCCAGGCCGGCGCCAAGGATTTCATCGTTAAACCTTTTCAGCCGGAAAGGGTTCTGGAGGCAGTTGCCAAGGCCATCCGGTGA
- the fliO gene encoding flagellar biosynthetic protein FliO gives MQVAAPDMGSLLLRLTISLIIVIGLAVLVIKFLQRQASFSGTGRWIRILDQVAIGPNRALILAEIAGKIYVLGVTDHNITKLMEIKNASQADFLAAEELDAEIRSAVAAGRGRLPFWKKSFRDVFLNRKNIEESCHSGEGD, from the coding sequence ATGCAGGTAGCGGCACCGGATATGGGTTCTCTGCTCCTGCGTCTAACTATTAGCCTGATCATTGTGATCGGTTTGGCCGTGCTGGTTATTAAGTTTTTACAAAGGCAGGCATCCTTTTCCGGAACCGGCCGCTGGATCAGAATTCTCGATCAGGTTGCTATCGGTCCCAACCGCGCCCTGATCCTGGCGGAGATAGCGGGGAAGATCTATGTCTTAGGTGTGACCGATCACAACATCACGAAATTGATGGAGATCAAAAATGCCTCTCAGGCAGATTTTCTGGCAGCTGAGGAACTGGATGCCGAAATCAGGTCTGCGGTTGCTGCCGGCAGAGGGCGGCTGCCCTTTTGGAAAAAGTCTTTCCGGGATGTTTTCTTGAACAGGAAAAACATTGAGGAAAGTTGTCACTCGGGGGAAGGGGACTGA
- the fliP gene encoding flagellar type III secretion system pore protein FliP (The bacterial flagellar biogenesis protein FliP forms a type III secretion system (T3SS)-type pore required for flagellar assembly.) has product MGVRKRFLTAGLVAAMAICGLVCWLSLAREASAQSVPVPRVNIEVGTAQNPQEVSQSLQILLIITLLSLAPAILIMMTSFTRIIVVFSFLRSALATQQMPPNQVLIGIALFLTFFIMAPTWQAVNRDALQPFLRGEIDQEVAFERGMEPIRTFMFKQTREKDLALFVSLAKIPRPRTYEDIPNYVLIPAFAISELKTAFQIGFMIYIPFLVIDMIVASTLMSMGMLMLPPMMISLPFKILLFIMVDGWHLLVRSLILSFS; this is encoded by the coding sequence ATGGGGGTGAGGAAGCGGTTTCTGACCGCCGGACTGGTGGCGGCGATGGCGATCTGTGGGCTTGTCTGCTGGCTCTCTCTCGCACGAGAGGCGAGCGCTCAGTCGGTGCCTGTCCCCAGGGTCAACATAGAGGTCGGTACCGCCCAGAATCCTCAGGAGGTATCCCAGAGCCTTCAGATTCTTTTGATCATTACTTTGCTGTCACTGGCGCCGGCGATTCTCATTATGATGACTTCCTTTACCAGGATCATCGTCGTCTTCTCCTTTTTAAGAAGCGCTCTGGCCACACAACAGATGCCCCCCAATCAGGTGCTGATCGGGATTGCTTTGTTCTTAACGTTTTTTATCATGGCACCGACCTGGCAGGCGGTCAACCGCGATGCCCTGCAGCCTTTCCTGAGGGGGGAGATCGATCAAGAGGTGGCCTTTGAACGGGGGATGGAACCCATCCGCACTTTTATGTTCAAGCAGACAAGGGAAAAGGATCTGGCCCTCTTTGTCTCCTTGGCCAAAATACCCCGACCCCGCACTTATGAGGATATTCCGAACTATGTGCTTATACCTGCGTTTGCCATCAGCGAATTGAAAACCGCCTTTCAGATCGGTTTTATGATATATATTCCCTTTTTGGTGATCGATATGATCGTCGCCAGTACCCTGATGTCCATGGGAATGTTGATGCTGCCGCCGATGATGATCTCCCTTCCTTTCAAAATTCTGCTGTTTATTATGGTCGACGGCTGGCATTTACTGGTAAGATCCCTGATCCTGAGCTTTTCCTAA